ATTACCTCGCAAAGGTGGCTGATCTGTTTCTCAGCTACAGGCCATACGGTTTGATTGCAGATTGGGCGTGCATCCAAAGGCAGGTAAATATCCACGGTTTTGCTCATATTGTTTTTCCTTTCAGTTAATTCTTCCAGCTTAAGCACCAAAAGAAAGCTTTTGATTATAAAGCTGCTTTTATGTGAACATATTTACGCTTTCAACAAATTATATTAGATTTCCACACTCCGGTGAATGCCAATTTACTTCAAAAAAATAACCATTTTCGGAAAATAAGATTTACTTGCTTCAAGCTTCGCTTAAACTACTCAGCAGTGAATGAAAGCCTGAAGAAAAACAAAATGAAAAAAGTAATACTGCTCACAGAAGGTCTTAGCACTTATGCACGCCAGCTTCTGGATGGGTTGTCTGAATATTCCAGAATAAACGGCCCGTGGGCATTTTACAGGGAATCCCTTATCCCCTTCTACAGAGCCGGGCAGAGCGATTATCTGCCTGAGCATATAAAATCTCTCAATGCTCATGGAGTGATTGTTCGAGCTTCCGGGCCGAAGATGGCGCAGGCGGCGAGGAGCCTTGGGCTTCCGGCTGTGGCCTGCGATGACAATAATCTTATGCCGGAGGTGCCGAATATTGTCAGCGATTATGAGGCCGTGGGCAAGATGGCAGCGGAGGATTTGCTCGCACGCGGGTTCAAAAACTTCGGCTACTGCGGTTTTGATGATATGTACTGGTCTGTCCAGAGGCAGCGATTCTTCAAACATACTGTTGAGAAGGCCGGATGCAGAGTAAATGTGTACTCAAGCCCCAAAAGAGCAGAACAAAACTCAGGCGGCCAGGAGCTTGCAAGCTTAGCTCAGTGGGTAAGCTCTCTTCCCAAGCCGGCTGCTGTTATGGCCTGCAACGACGACCGCGCAAATCAGGTGATTACCTCCTGCAATATCACAGGCATAAATATTCCTGAGGAGGTTGCTGTTTTGGGCGTTGATAATGATTCCCTGCTCTGCACCCTCTCAAATCCCCATCTCTCGAGCATTGCTCTGGATGCAAGGAAGGCCGGCTTCAAGGCTGCAGCGCTGCTTGACAGGATGATGAGCGGGCAGGAAGCAGCGAATCATACGGTAACTGTGCGGCCTACGCATATAGAAAGACGGCGTTCTGCCGATATTTTCGCCCTTGAAGATGAGCAGGTGGCTGCGGCGGTGCAGTTTATCCATAAAAACGCAAGAGAGCCGATTCAGGTTAGTGATGTGGCAAGGGAGGCTGCTTTGTCTCCAAGGGCTCTTTACAGCAGGTTTCACAAGTATCTTGGCAGGAGCGTCTATGAGGAGATTAAGCGCGTGCGGATCAAGGAGATCTCGCAAATGCTTCTCAGCACAGACCTGCCGGTTTATCAGATTGCTCTTTGTTTCAATTTTTCAAGCATTGAGCATATTGGAAGGTATTTCAAAAGCTATACCGGCATATCTCCGCTTGCCTATCGAAAAAGATTCAGCACCCGCAGCTTTGACTGATTATAAAAAACGCAAGCCGGCAATTTGCTCGAAGTTGCAAAATGTAAGCTCTTCGCTATATTAGCGGACTGAATTTGCAGCAGAAAATGAGTTTCACTAAGTCTAAATTTCAAGCGGGGCAGTAATGGAAAATCCGTTCTTCATAGAGCTTCTTGAGGCGGGGATGGTGGTTTGTTTCGGGGCGGCATGGCCGATATCAATACACAAATCCATCACCTCCAAGACCTCCAAAGGCAAGAGCTTCGTGTTTTTGCTGGTGATATTCGCCGGCTATATACTCGGCGTATCCCGAAAGGTAATCACAGACACCTACAGCATCGCATTCTACGCATACTGCCTGAACCTGCTGATGGTGGGTGCAGATTCGATGCTCTGGCTGATCAACCACCACCGGCACGACAAAAAAGCCCAGTTATAAAAAAACCGCTCAACAGGAACTAAAAATTCTTCAGCTCTCATTGAGCGGCAATAATTCTATGGTGAGTTTTTCAGCAGCCGGCCTGAACGACTCCGAAATTCATTATTTTACCAAGCTTTTTGAGCTCTCTGGTATAGTCGCCGTAAACCATCACAAGATGTGAGCCGAAATCCTGCGTTTTCTCAAAGACATCTTCAATATCTTTCACCCGAATGTCCACCCCGAGGGTGCATCCCCTTCGGTGCATTCCGTATCCCCTTTGGATTTCGCCCTTTGTAACCATCAAACTGTCGAATGAAGGATTGAATCTTCCGAGCGTTACCATTTCGCCTTTATCACTGTTGAAATCGTATTTTACTGTAGGCCCGAAGCCCTGGGCGGTGAAATTCCGCAGCTCAAACGGGAGTGGTTCGCTTTCAAAGCCCTTCATTTTCAGCCCGGGCACACTGTGCCATACTGAGAGGATGTTTTTCTCGCCTTTATGCTCTTTAAAGTATTCGGGGTTGCCCATATATGCAGATTTCTTGGAGAGGTAGCTGAATGCCATCATAGCGATCAGCGCGTTGAAATCGAGCTGGCATACCGATGGATAGCCTGAATCTTTGAGCAGTGAATGCGTCAGGCAGGGCGTTATTTTCTGGTCTTGAGCTATTTCGAGCGGGCATACCTCTCTGCATCCAACTCCGAAGCATGTGCAGCCGTTTTCGTCCATAAGTGATTTAACAGCCATATAGTAAATTATGGAGCTTCGGACAAACTTTTTGTCTGTATGCAGAGCGTTTGCCTTTGAAACGAGCTCTTCTGTTAGTTTGTCTGCCTTGCGTGATTCGGCAGGGTTTTTCTTGATAGCTTCCATTCGATCTACAGCGTCTTGATTGGACAGCGGTACGCAGCCCATACCGTACATCTCTTTTAGGTCGTCGAAGTGGTAGAAAACGCTCCCGAGTCCATGCGGGGTTTTGCCGTAGCGGTCTGTGAGAACGAGCATTGAGCTCTCCGCAAATGCCTTTTTCACCCAAAGCATCTTCAGGATCTGGTCTAAGTCTGCCCAGTCGTATGCGAGATACCCTTCAAGCCCCTTGTGCTTGAGCCCTGCTTTCATATCCACAAGCCAGCCGCCGATATCTTTGCCCCAAGTTTTAAGCCGTTCGGGGTTGGAGTAAGTAACTGTGGCGACGGGTTTGTTGAATTTTTCTGCGAGAAATATGCCCACCTGTCCGTTGAAGCCGTCGAGGGTAACCAGCAGGTCGGTATTTTCTATCTCCTCTGCCACTTTATTGATCTCGCTGTCGGGAAATCTGAAATGGCAGTCCTTTTCTTTCACCAGCATTTTGAAATCAACTGTGGGCAGAAGCTCCACCTCTTCAGGGAAATTTCTCGAGCTGATCATTTCCTTTCTTTGCTGAAAAGTTCGCTGATGTTTTTTGATGTCCGCTTCACGGGTTAGGTTTTCCATGCTCCCAATTCGGCAAGGGCCTTCGTGGGCGGTATCGTGGATAAGCCCGCATATAACGAATCGCACTCTCAGCTTCTTTTTGAAAAGCGGGTTAAAATCAGAAAACCCTTGGCTCTGCTGGGCAAACGCGGCCCCTGGAAACAAGCTTGAGTTTAATGAGAGCCCGCCGAGAAGCATCGTGCTCCCGCCTATGAAATCTCGCCTGTTGATGCAGTTATTGCATCCTGAATTATTCTCCGGCATCTTTTTTATCCTTTCATAAAGCTTCTTTAATAACGGGTCTTTTTAGCCTAACGCGCATTTGCCTCGCCAGCGGTGTCTTTCATCCATTCGGGCCAGTCGTTATGTTTCGGCCAGATCGTTGATTTATCCCAACCCATATGCCAGTCGAAGTTCCAGAGGCTTTTGAGGCCGAGTTTCTCAACGTGCCCGTCCACCATAGCCATATTCATAGAGCCCTGATGGCGGTCTATGCAGAACCTCGCCATGCTGGTATCGCCTCCGCCGAGTTTATTACGCTGATCGCCTTCTACAGCACGAGGCGCTGTCGGCCAAGGAGAGTGATTTTCTTTCGGGTGGCCTCCCCATCTCCAGCAGTCTCCAAACATAGGCACTTTGTGAGGCTGACTCACCCTTGTAACCTTACACCAGTGTTCTTCATCAAAACCCCATAAATCACCGTCTCCATCGTATCCCTCAACCTGTTTCAGATTGTAGAGCCAGTTGTTGATTCCGAAGCTGGATTTGAATGTGCCGTCCGGTTCGCCTGACACATCTTCGCTCCAAGCTGCAAAGCAGCCTCTTCCGCCCTCATCCACGGTTTTCGTTGCCGTAGGGCAAAGCCGCATAGATTCCCCTCCGTCCTCGTAATACGGGCGGAGCGGTTCTACCCACAAACCTGTATCTCCGGGCATAAAGGAATTGTTGTTGTCTGCGAGGTAGAGGCCGAAAATTGTTCCCCACTGCCTCAGGTGAGATTGACAGAGTACCGTTTTTGCCTGCTCCCTTGCCTTGCTCAAAGCCGGCATAAGAACCGCCATCAAAAGAGCGATTATTGATATTACAACGAGCAGTTCAATTAGAGTAAAAGCTTTCTTTTTCATCTTATATCTCCTGTATAAACATAAAATCTCTCATTTATATATATCATAAGGGAAAGATGATTTCCGTTTTTTTTTAAATTTCATAAAA
This window of the Sedimentisphaera salicampi genome carries:
- a CDS encoding xylose operon transcription regulator XylR, translated to MKKVILLTEGLSTYARQLLDGLSEYSRINGPWAFYRESLIPFYRAGQSDYLPEHIKSLNAHGVIVRASGPKMAQAARSLGLPAVACDDNNLMPEVPNIVSDYEAVGKMAAEDLLARGFKNFGYCGFDDMYWSVQRQRFFKHTVEKAGCRVNVYSSPKRAEQNSGGQELASLAQWVSSLPKPAAVMACNDDRANQVITSCNITGINIPEEVAVLGVDNDSLLCTLSNPHLSSIALDARKAGFKAAALLDRMMSGQEAANHTVTVRPTHIERRRSADIFALEDEQVAAAVQFIHKNAREPIQVSDVAREAALSPRALYSRFHKYLGRSVYEEIKRVRIKEISQMLLSTDLPVYQIALCFNFSSIEHIGRYFKSYTGISPLAYRKRFSTRSFD
- a CDS encoding prepilin-type N-terminal cleavage/methylation domain-containing protein, yielding MKKKAFTLIELLVVISIIALLMAVLMPALSKAREQAKTVLCQSHLRQWGTIFGLYLADNNNSFMPGDTGLWVEPLRPYYEDGGESMRLCPTATKTVDEGGRGCFAAWSEDVSGEPDGTFKSSFGINNWLYNLKQVEGYDGDGDLWGFDEEHWCKVTRVSQPHKVPMFGDCWRWGGHPKENHSPWPTAPRAVEGDQRNKLGGGDTSMARFCIDRHQGSMNMAMVDGHVEKLGLKSLWNFDWHMGWDKSTIWPKHNDWPEWMKDTAGEANAR